One genomic segment of Candidatus Hydrogenedentota bacterium includes these proteins:
- a CDS encoding acetyl-CoA hydrolase/transferase C-terminal domain-containing protein — translation MGAAMDLYRGKRISADEAAAMVRSHSTVDYYAFSVSSRYLDAALAKRAGELEDVTIRSEIRIAPPFQTFMADPEGKTFRLETLFMGPIELMVPADRRAYTPARLSEFERLFVSGDLTTDIAAFMVSPPDNDGYLYFCPSPSLALVDARHAKCFMAEINENLFPIAGSEERRIHISEVDYVIEGDNPPLMPLPRVQPTPITEAIARHIVGELFDGACLQIGFGDIPDAVAELIIHSDLKDLGIHTELMGDGIMNLYKAGKITGAKKQLQPGKITAGIAFGSQDFYTFMRECPDLYMTVSSYTNNPTVIAQNDHVVGINAFLDISLAGDVNAESVGGQTFSGTGGHLDFAIGAQGSKNGKSILCGPSTYVQKDGTRVSRIVAALPPNATVTTPRSCMHYVCTEYGIVNLRGRTLPERAELLIGIAHPDFREALIRDAEQMGLWRPRNRR, via the coding sequence ATGGGAGCAGCAATGGACCTGTATCGTGGCAAGCGAATTTCAGCGGACGAGGCGGCCGCCATGGTGCGTTCGCACAGCACGGTGGACTACTATGCCTTTTCCGTGTCTTCGCGATACCTCGACGCGGCATTGGCGAAGCGGGCCGGCGAACTCGAGGACGTGACCATCCGCAGCGAAATCCGCATCGCGCCGCCGTTTCAGACGTTCATGGCCGATCCAGAGGGCAAGACGTTCCGACTCGAAACGCTGTTCATGGGTCCCATCGAACTCATGGTGCCGGCGGATCGCCGGGCCTACACACCGGCGCGCCTCAGCGAATTCGAGCGGTTGTTCGTTTCCGGCGACTTGACAACGGACATCGCCGCCTTCATGGTAAGCCCGCCCGACAACGACGGCTATCTGTATTTTTGCCCGTCCCCGTCACTGGCGCTGGTTGACGCCCGCCACGCGAAATGCTTCATGGCCGAGATCAACGAAAATCTTTTCCCGATTGCCGGCAGCGAGGAGCGGCGCATCCACATTTCGGAGGTGGACTACGTCATCGAAGGCGATAATCCCCCGCTCATGCCCCTTCCCCGCGTCCAACCCACGCCGATTACCGAGGCCATCGCGCGCCACATCGTCGGTGAACTCTTCGACGGCGCCTGCCTGCAAATCGGTTTCGGCGACATCCCCGACGCCGTCGCGGAATTGATTATCCATTCGGATCTCAAGGATTTGGGCATCCATACGGAACTCATGGGCGACGGAATCATGAATCTCTACAAGGCCGGCAAGATCACCGGCGCGAAAAAACAACTCCAGCCCGGCAAAATCACGGCCGGCATCGCCTTCGGCTCGCAGGACTTCTACACGTTCATGCGGGAATGCCCCGATCTCTATATGACCGTGAGTTCCTACACGAACAATCCCACCGTCATCGCGCAAAATGACCATGTCGTGGGCATCAACGCGTTTCTCGATATCAGTCTTGCCGGCGATGTCAATGCCGAATCGGTCGGGGGACAGACGTTTTCCGGCACGGGCGGGCATCTGGATTTCGCGATAGGCGCCCAGGGATCCAAAAACGGCAAATCCATCCTTTGCGGCCCCTCGACCTATGTGCAGAAGGACGGCACGCGCGTTTCGCGCATTGTCGCGGCGCTGCCGCCCAACGCCACCGTCACGACGCCCCGCTCGTGCATGCACTATGTCTGCACGGAATACGGTATCGTCAACCTGCGCGGACGCACCCTGCCGGAACGCGCCGAATTGTTGATTGGCATCGCACATCCCGACTTCCGCGAAGCGCTGATCCGCGATGCGGAACAAATGGGCCTTTGGCGGCCCCGCAACCGGCGGTAA
- the lgt gene encoding prolipoprotein diacylglyceryl transferase, which yields MHPTLIDAFGYKFHAYPTMLAVAFLTCTLLAVREAQRRNPPIDATPQGGLWAFIGGLLGAKIYWILQYSEPKYLWRAFFVWEGGLVFYGGLIGGIFAVYVYIRVNDFPVRVCADIVAPYLALGEAITRLGCFLNGCCWGAPANVPWAVSFPKNSHVYWQQVRDHLITGSETASLPVHPTQLYMTAGLLLAMALMMRHEKTPHVPGATGALYLFFYGVVRFTVEMFRGDSARSVMGMTVSEAISLGLVFAGAALFLYLRRLPRPAAPESAAPEPAESVPEVSEDPRETS from the coding sequence ATGCATCCCACGCTGATCGATGCGTTCGGTTACAAGTTTCACGCCTACCCGACCATGCTGGCGGTGGCGTTTCTGACGTGCACGCTGCTCGCCGTGCGCGAGGCGCAGCGGCGCAATCCGCCCATTGACGCCACGCCGCAGGGCGGGTTGTGGGCGTTTATCGGCGGATTGCTCGGCGCCAAAATCTACTGGATTCTTCAGTATTCCGAACCCAAATACCTCTGGCGCGCCTTTTTCGTGTGGGAAGGCGGCCTGGTGTTTTACGGCGGGTTGATTGGCGGGATCTTCGCCGTGTATGTGTATATTCGCGTGAACGACTTTCCCGTGCGCGTTTGCGCGGACATCGTGGCGCCTTATCTGGCGCTGGGCGAAGCCATCACCCGCCTCGGTTGTTTTTTGAACGGCTGCTGCTGGGGTGCGCCGGCGAATGTGCCGTGGGCCGTGTCGTTTCCAAAAAACAGCCACGTTTACTGGCAGCAGGTACGTGATCATCTCATTACCGGAAGCGAAACGGCCTCACTGCCTGTCCACCCGACGCAACTTTACATGACCGCCGGGCTTCTCCTGGCGATGGCTCTGATGATGCGGCACGAGAAAACACCGCACGTACCCGGCGCGACCGGGGCCCTGTACCTTTTCTTTTACGGCGTTGTCCGATTCACCGTCGAGATGTTCCGAGGCGATTCCGCGCGGTCCGTCATGGGCATGACAGTGTCGGAAGCGATCAGTCTTGGACTGGTCTTCGCCGGCGCTGCGTTGTTTCTTTATCTCCGGCGGCTTCCCCGGCCCGCCGCGCCCGAATCGGCCGCACCCGAACCGGCGGAATCCGTGCCGGAGGTTTCCGAAGATCCACGGGAAACGTCGTGA
- a CDS encoding CCA tRNA nucleotidyltransferase: protein MKPPPDDPRWPAALGICARLRAAGHRALLAGGCVRDGILGVLPKDYDVATDARPEDVARLFRKCVGVGAAYGVQMVVLPEGSFEVTTFRSDGPYSDGRHPDYVEFRDEIADARRRDFTVNALFYDPVSNTVLDYVEGQQDMRDKRLRTVGNPKRRFAEDRLRLLRAVRFAARLGYTIDPDTARAIRETAPLVCWTSAERIRDEIVKMLTEGHAREAFASLDELGLLEHVLPEVARMKGVEQPPAFHPEGDVFQHTLGMLGLMNNPSPEFAMAVLLHDVGKPQTQTFTDRIRFNYHDKAGAALAKNLCERLRFSNASTEHIVNLVLNHMRLDAAPSMRPCRLKRFVREPWFPDLVELCRLDCLASHGALDTIEWVERYLVEMPPDALKPPPLIRGDDLIEMGYTPGPLFSTILRAVEDEQLEGRLRDRGEAWAFVRARWPRQDSSEAL from the coding sequence ATGAAACCGCCTCCTGACGATCCGAGATGGCCCGCTGCGCTGGGCATTTGCGCCCGGTTGCGCGCGGCCGGGCATCGCGCGTTGCTGGCGGGCGGCTGCGTGCGCGACGGCATTCTGGGCGTCTTGCCGAAAGACTATGACGTGGCCACCGACGCAAGGCCGGAAGACGTCGCGCGGCTCTTTCGCAAATGCGTCGGCGTCGGCGCGGCCTATGGCGTGCAGATGGTCGTGCTGCCCGAAGGATCGTTCGAGGTGACGACATTCCGATCCGACGGACCCTACAGCGACGGACGCCATCCGGATTATGTCGAGTTTCGCGACGAAATCGCCGACGCCCGGCGGCGGGATTTCACCGTCAATGCCTTGTTCTACGATCCCGTTTCCAACACGGTGCTGGATTATGTCGAAGGGCAACAAGACATGCGCGACAAGCGTCTTCGAACGGTCGGGAATCCGAAACGGCGGTTTGCCGAGGATCGTCTCCGCCTGTTGCGGGCGGTCCGTTTTGCCGCGCGACTCGGTTACACCATCGATCCGGACACCGCAAGGGCCATTCGTGAGACGGCCCCGCTCGTGTGCTGGACCAGCGCCGAGCGCATCCGCGACGAGATCGTCAAGATGCTGACCGAAGGCCATGCGCGCGAAGCGTTCGCCAGTTTGGACGAGTTGGGCCTGCTGGAACACGTGTTGCCCGAAGTCGCCCGCATGAAAGGCGTCGAGCAGCCCCCGGCCTTTCATCCGGAAGGCGACGTGTTCCAGCACACGCTCGGAATGCTCGGCCTGATGAACAATCCGTCGCCTGAATTCGCGATGGCGGTCCTTCTGCACGACGTGGGCAAGCCGCAAACGCAAACCTTCACGGACCGCATCCGGTTCAACTACCACGACAAGGCCGGCGCCGCCCTGGCAAAAAACCTCTGCGAACGGTTGCGCTTTTCAAATGCATCCACGGAACACATCGTGAACCTCGTGCTCAACCACATGCGGCTGGACGCCGCGCCGTCCATGCGGCCCTGCAGGCTCAAACGCTTTGTGCGGGAACCGTGGTTTCCCGATTTGGTCGAATTGTGCCGGCTGGACTGCCTGGCCAGCCACGGCGCGCTGGATACGATCGAATGGGTGGAGCGTTACCTTGTCGAAATGCCCCCGGACGCCTTAAAGCCGCCGCCGCTCATCCGCGGAGACGATCTCATCGAAATGGGGTATACGCCCGGCCCCCTGTTTTCCACTATCCTGCGGGCCGTCGAGGACGAACAACTCGAAGGCCGTCTGAGGGATCGCGGCGAAGCATGGGCGTTCGTGCGCGCGCGTTGGCCGCGTCAGGATTCCAGCGAGGCGCTGTAG
- a CDS encoding Gfo/Idh/MocA family oxidoreductase, translating into MRERMMDCKPTRRDFVRMAAAAGAGLLAADALAQAGTPGAASAPNLQFATPPLERVRVGFVGVGGMGTNHVRNLLRIEGVELRAVCDIVPEKVANAQNLAMQAGQPKPAGYTKGEYDFKRMCQEEDLDLVYTATPWEWHAPVCVAAMENGKHAATEVPATVTLEECWQLVETAEKQKKHCVMMENCCYDRPEMMVLNMARRGIFGELIHGECGYLHDLRELKFATSSEGLWRRAHAVNRDGNLYPTHGIGPVAQYMNINRGDQFATLVSMSSKSRGLQEFAREHLKDDDPRKQETFKLGDVNVSLVKTANGCTITIVHDTNLPRPYSRINMLQGTRGLFCGYPNRVFIEGRSKGHEFEEMEAYLKEFDHPLWKANEAAAKGAGHGGMDFIEDMRLIQCLRHGWPPDMNVYDAAAWTAIGPVSEQSVAKGCAPIDFPDFTRGAWKTAPMLDPVAILDQETMGPRFLA; encoded by the coding sequence ATGAGAGAAAGAATGATGGATTGCAAACCGACACGCCGTGATTTTGTCAGGATGGCCGCCGCCGCGGGCGCGGGCTTGTTGGCCGCGGATGCGCTGGCCCAGGCCGGGACCCCGGGCGCCGCCTCGGCGCCGAATCTCCAGTTCGCCACGCCGCCGCTCGAACGCGTTCGCGTGGGTTTCGTCGGCGTGGGGGGGATGGGCACGAACCATGTCCGGAACCTCCTTCGCATTGAAGGAGTAGAACTCCGCGCCGTATGCGACATCGTACCGGAAAAAGTCGCCAATGCGCAGAATCTTGCCATGCAGGCCGGGCAGCCGAAACCGGCGGGGTATACTAAGGGCGAATACGATTTCAAGCGCATGTGCCAGGAGGAAGACCTCGATCTGGTGTATACCGCGACGCCGTGGGAGTGGCATGCGCCGGTCTGTGTCGCCGCGATGGAAAACGGCAAGCATGCCGCCACCGAAGTACCGGCCACGGTCACCCTCGAGGAATGCTGGCAACTGGTCGAGACGGCCGAGAAACAAAAAAAGCACTGTGTGATGATGGAAAACTGCTGCTACGACCGGCCGGAAATGATGGTGCTCAACATGGCCCGGCGCGGGATCTTCGGCGAACTCATCCATGGCGAATGCGGATATCTGCACGATTTGCGCGAGCTCAAATTCGCCACATCCAGCGAGGGACTCTGGCGTCGCGCACATGCCGTGAATCGCGACGGCAACCTGTATCCCACGCACGGAATCGGCCCCGTCGCCCAATACATGAACATCAACCGGGGCGACCAGTTCGCCACGCTGGTTTCCATGAGCAGCAAGTCGCGCGGGCTCCAGGAGTTTGCCCGCGAACATCTCAAGGACGACGACCCGCGCAAGCAGGAAACCTTCAAACTGGGCGACGTCAATGTCTCGCTCGTCAAGACGGCCAACGGATGCACCATCACCATCGTGCACGACACCAATCTGCCCCGGCCGTACAGCCGCATCAACATGCTGCAAGGCACGCGGGGACTCTTTTGCGGCTATCCCAACCGCGTCTTTATCGAAGGACGATCGAAGGGCCATGAATTCGAGGAAATGGAAGCCTATCTGAAGGAATTCGATCATCCTTTGTGGAAGGCCAACGAGGCCGCAGCCAAGGGCGCCGGCCACGGCGGCATGGATTTCATCGAGGACATGCGCCTCATTCAATGCCTGCGCCATGGATGGCCGCCCGATATGAACGTGTACGATGCCGCCGCATGGACCGCAATCGGCCCTGTCAGCGAACAGAGTGTCGCCAAGGGCTGCGCGCCGATCGATTTTCCCGATTTCACGCGCGGCGCATGGAAGACGGCGCCCATGCTCGACCCGGTGGCGATCCTTGATCAAGAAACCATGGGGCCGCGTTTTTTAGCGTAA
- a CDS encoding DUF2339 domain-containing protein yields MDLERRIEMLERQVAELSEQIRSIAGNLPTANEDAARKEIVPPPEAVRPVRFPPLRGDSSIPQNRGPSLYPVVKAFSGARDGTLESRIGSIWLSRIAVVMLMTSIVLGARVTLYSESITPAQKLAVFYAVAACGIGYGLWRRSTGDRFAQVVLGAGLATLYFTTYAAFFVDEMRVSGRQVLGIPLLLVCLGALAGVSHWRRSQTVAGVSLFLVYYTVVASCMSGANGENLYYGLLTCAMLAVVAVAFHALHRWFLFAWGALIATYAVYLYFFLVKPGGLDMPDREYFWLSNGFLAVCYVSFALAGIADARKTGEYRRGIAPMTGVNSCVFIVLGWYAVRHAYPHEEWMFRLGFAGLLFGFAALLHVTGPRGNYLYQVYIAKSVVMATLALQAYFSGEKLMVAISLECLALAFSYKRSGLVTFKLLGLLLLFVTFLGSMFHLNAGGTMSVAGYAIGTNWFCCAGSAIVLCVVSGYYARFVRRVRPADRVAQGQWFLADTIFDVRSRTVSLMYAMAAAVILMAVTVADRGGDVRMPYLLAMEGLLLVAVGGCVQTPQLAFGGILLFAAAHAAYHMFLIGGMPGFDTQPRFAFKTIALALLTFAGAGFWDRYLRRTRGGQPWDHDAMAALPSLAATVMLTAMIKHLFAGMWIPFGQNLLAVGLFAAGVVLSMTSMKAAGLVALGAGTISLFKGIYLIEPGYHREPCFLIWLAMILLAYVAGERFFLLLERPERTPPRNEEWLRTAIVVAGALVGLAGVSRYAPDAQRTLYWLGLAVFTVVIGVAVRESRYRWIALILFAAAIVRAYAYDLRSLPPFYQFLSFAALSVPLIAISWGYSHYRSNAPHGTAAPAEKDSHSDETAS; encoded by the coding sequence ATGGATCTTGAACGGCGGATTGAAATGCTCGAACGGCAGGTGGCCGAGTTGTCGGAACAGATCCGTTCTATCGCCGGCAATCTTCCCACGGCCAACGAAGACGCCGCACGCAAGGAAATCGTCCCGCCGCCGGAGGCTGTGCGCCCCGTCCGTTTTCCGCCGCTGCGCGGCGATTCTTCTATCCCGCAAAACCGCGGCCCTTCCTTGTATCCCGTGGTCAAGGCGTTTTCGGGCGCACGGGACGGCACGCTCGAATCGCGCATCGGAAGCATCTGGCTGAGCCGGATAGCGGTGGTCATGCTCATGACGAGCATCGTGTTGGGCGCGCGGGTGACTCTGTACAGCGAATCCATCACCCCCGCGCAGAAACTGGCCGTGTTCTATGCCGTCGCGGCCTGCGGCATCGGATACGGGCTATGGCGGCGTTCCACGGGCGATCGCTTTGCCCAGGTAGTGTTGGGCGCGGGGCTTGCCACGCTGTATTTCACGACCTATGCGGCCTTCTTCGTGGATGAGATGCGCGTGTCGGGGCGGCAGGTCCTTGGCATTCCCCTGTTGCTGGTTTGCCTCGGAGCGCTGGCCGGCGTGTCGCATTGGCGGCGCAGCCAGACCGTGGCGGGCGTTTCGCTGTTCCTTGTGTATTACACCGTCGTAGCCAGTTGCATGAGCGGCGCGAACGGCGAAAATCTGTATTACGGCCTGCTCACGTGCGCGATGCTGGCGGTTGTGGCGGTGGCCTTTCACGCGCTGCACCGCTGGTTCCTGTTTGCGTGGGGCGCGCTCATCGCGACCTATGCGGTTTACCTGTATTTCTTCCTTGTCAAGCCCGGCGGCCTCGACATGCCGGATCGCGAGTACTTCTGGCTCAGCAACGGATTTCTCGCCGTCTGCTACGTCTCCTTTGCGCTTGCGGGAATCGCCGACGCGCGCAAAACGGGCGAATACCGACGCGGCATCGCGCCCATGACGGGCGTCAACTCCTGCGTATTCATCGTCCTCGGATGGTATGCGGTCCGGCACGCCTACCCGCACGAGGAATGGATGTTCCGGCTGGGGTTTGCCGGGCTGCTTTTCGGTTTTGCGGCCTTGCTGCACGTCACCGGACCACGCGGCAACTATCTTTATCAGGTTTACATCGCCAAGTCGGTTGTCATGGCAACCCTCGCGCTGCAAGCCTATTTCTCGGGCGAAAAACTCATGGTCGCGATCAGCCTCGAATGCCTCGCGCTCGCGTTTTCCTACAAACGAAGCGGTCTCGTCACATTCAAACTGCTTGGGCTGTTGCTGCTCTTTGTGACCTTCTTGGGATCCATGTTCCATCTCAACGCCGGGGGAACAATGTCCGTCGCCGGATACGCGATAGGGACCAACTGGTTCTGCTGCGCGGGAAGCGCGATCGTGCTGTGTGTCGTCTCGGGGTATTATGCGCGGTTCGTCCGCCGCGTGCGGCCCGCGGATCGCGTGGCGCAGGGACAATGGTTCCTGGCCGATACGATTTTCGATGTCCGAAGCCGGACGGTTTCGCTGATGTACGCCATGGCGGCCGCCGTGATACTCATGGCCGTAACCGTCGCCGATCGCGGCGGCGACGTGCGCATGCCCTACCTGCTGGCCATGGAAGGGTTGTTGCTGGTTGCCGTGGGCGGATGCGTGCAGACCCCCCAACTGGCGTTCGGCGGCATTCTACTGTTTGCGGCCGCGCACGCCGCTTACCACATGTTTCTCATCGGCGGTATGCCGGGCTTCGACACACAGCCGCGTTTTGCCTTCAAGACCATCGCCCTCGCGTTGCTGACCTTTGCCGGGGCCGGTTTCTGGGACCGTTATCTGCGCCGGACACGCGGCGGCCAGCCATGGGACCACGACGCTATGGCCGCACTGCCCTCGCTGGCGGCCACCGTGATGTTGACGGCCATGATCAAACATCTCTTTGCCGGCATGTGGATTCCGTTCGGGCAGAATCTGCTGGCCGTCGGACTGTTTGCGGCAGGCGTTGTCTTGAGCATGACCTCCATGAAAGCGGCGGGACTGGTCGCCTTGGGCGCGGGGACAATTTCGCTGTTCAAGGGAATCTACTTGATTGAGCCGGGTTATCACCGCGAACCGTGTTTTCTCATTTGGCTGGCGATGATCCTGCTGGCCTACGTCGCCGGCGAGCGCTTTTTTTTGCTGCTGGAACGTCCGGAGCGGACACCGCCGCGAAACGAGGAATGGCTGCGCACGGCGATCGTCGTCGCGGGCGCCTTGGTCGGTCTGGCCGGCGTGAGCCGATATGCCCCGGACGCCCAGCGCACGCTGTATTGGCTGGGGCTGGCAGTCTTTACGGTCGTCATCGGTGTTGCCGTCCGCGAAAGCCGCTACCGCTGGATCGCGTTGATCCTTTTCGCGGCGGCCATCGTGCGCGCCTACGCCTATGACTTGCGCAGCCTGCCGCCGTTCTACCAGTTTTTGTCCTTCGCGGCGCTCAGCGTGCCATTGATCGCGATTTCCTGGGGTTATTCGCATTACCGGAGCAACGCCCCGCACGGCACGGCGGCGCCCGCCGAAAAAGATTCCCATTCCGATGAAACCGCCTCCTGA
- a CDS encoding lysoplasmalogenase, translating to MSMMLPWICLSLAAAFLLLEAEYSDAQPRRAIFKTLASTGFLLTAISAGALESVYGRAVLIALGLSWLGDVLLLSGSERVFQIGLFCFLAAHIAYGGAFLASGIKPFAALAMVGFLLPVVVIIVRWLWPHVPGHMRFPVGLYILVITGMVALSGGMAALSGRLCVFVAAFIFYLSDLAVARDRFVSPGFVNALWGLPLYYMAQLLFAYSASLES from the coding sequence ATGAGTATGATGTTACCGTGGATATGTCTTAGTCTGGCAGCGGCGTTTCTTCTACTGGAGGCGGAATATTCGGACGCGCAGCCGCGCCGGGCGATATTCAAGACGCTGGCATCCACGGGTTTCCTACTGACCGCGATATCGGCGGGGGCGCTTGAAAGCGTGTACGGCCGGGCGGTGTTGATCGCCCTGGGGCTTTCATGGCTGGGCGACGTTCTCTTGTTGTCGGGTTCGGAACGCGTGTTTCAGATAGGTCTTTTCTGTTTCCTTGCGGCCCACATCGCTTACGGGGGGGCGTTTCTCGCCAGCGGGATCAAACCCTTTGCCGCCTTGGCGATGGTGGGATTCCTCCTGCCGGTCGTGGTAATTATCGTTCGCTGGCTTTGGCCGCATGTGCCGGGCCACATGCGTTTTCCCGTCGGACTGTATATCCTCGTCATCACGGGCATGGTGGCATTGTCCGGAGGGATGGCGGCCCTGTCGGGGCGTCTTTGCGTCTTTGTGGCGGCTTTTATTTTTTACCTCTCCGATTTGGCCGTGGCGCGCGACCGCTTCGTTTCGCCCGGATTCGTCAACGCTCTTTGGGGGTTGCCGCTTTACTATATGGCGCAACTCCTGTTTGCCTACAGCGCCTCGCTGGAATCCTGA
- a CDS encoding DUF1080 domain-containing protein, producing MRWIATVFAFVMSAIAIGAFADFDTPVIKEWTQIEKNDKGKDVTVHYMSIDGILVHEEDPAKQPQPPVVTPGADNTQPPSDAIVLFDGRDLSQWTSLVPDKPTKWIVQDGAMMPVKGSGMIRTKQEFGSCQLHVEFACPAEVSGEGQGRGNSGVFLMGQYEVQVLDSYENKTYPDGQAAALYGRKPPLVNACRKPGEWQTYDIVFHRPRFEGDKVVKRATFTVFHNGVLVQDHVELSGGTGWKGPHSVTGYVPHGDKGPIELQDHGNPVKFRNIWIRELKD from the coding sequence ATGAGATGGATTGCAACAGTGTTCGCCTTTGTCATGTCGGCGATCGCGATCGGGGCGTTTGCGGATTTCGACACGCCGGTCATCAAGGAATGGACCCAGATTGAAAAGAACGACAAGGGCAAGGATGTCACGGTGCATTACATGAGCATTGACGGCATCCTGGTCCATGAGGAAGATCCCGCGAAACAGCCCCAGCCGCCCGTTGTGACGCCCGGGGCGGACAACACGCAGCCGCCGTCGGACGCTATCGTGCTGTTCGACGGACGGGATCTGTCGCAATGGACTTCGCTGGTTCCGGACAAGCCGACGAAGTGGATTGTCCAAGACGGCGCGATGATGCCGGTAAAAGGGTCGGGCATGATTCGCACTAAACAAGAGTTCGGATCGTGCCAGTTGCACGTTGAGTTCGCCTGTCCCGCCGAAGTGTCCGGCGAAGGCCAAGGCCGCGGCAACAGCGGGGTGTTTCTGATGGGCCAGTACGAGGTGCAAGTGCTGGATTCATACGAAAACAAGACGTATCCGGATGGACAAGCCGCGGCGTTGTACGGCCGCAAACCGCCGCTGGTCAACGCCTGCCGCAAACCGGGCGAGTGGCAAACCTACGATATCGTCTTCCACCGGCCACGGTTCGAGGGCGACAAGGTCGTCAAGCGGGCGACGTTCACCGTGTTTCACAACGGCGTGCTCGTACAGGATCATGTCGAATTGTCCGGCGGCACCGGCTGGAAAGGGCCCCATTCCGTTACGGGTTATGTGCCGCACGGCGACAAAGGTCCCATCGAGTTGCAGGATCACGGCAATCCCGTGAAATTCCGAAACATCTGGATACGCGAATTGAAGGACTGA
- a CDS encoding beta-galactosidase, with protein sequence MVFLDNAPYTPLFYMCNNRQGSDEASLKGLREAAGAGIPFHVFNMPLARHGTAEQAAEIVERYRQAHPEGYFLIRVALDPDVSGVDESWRETTSGMLRDSIRLMAEGPHGARFIGVIIEWSASSPEEPAPDTGGAVFSQADVNAFRSWLRHRYAKDDALRKAWNNPAASFEDAAIPTPEECDKTGWGPFRDPFAHRQASDFEAFQCDLAADTLAYFAGIVKETGARRLLAGAVWNGNGPASLERLAACQKIDMLLVSYSVFPGESMRPSLDSPALHGMLCVLDEPGPDLFGIFGHAFSHRCGFSYSVEGGGEAALRPTMPLLRRLQAELRGMATFEPQVAFLFDEQARHWVIPAAWREIRQSLSRWQSELDRIGAPVGWYLQRDLPNLPDSVRVIVLANAFAIDKAGRRAIEKRLDRGATVVWALAPDIVGPDGVACARIAGITGMDVEPKPGTASGAMTGTITGEEFTIAGLHSIPRFVVASADVDIVARHKDTGEIAAAARPLRKGVSVYTAAPFLPMGIMRTICARAGVHLYRDTPGATGVAGHYLFVQAETEGTHTFQWPYPCRTVERIVPPGRRPITPDADRRWSDTLPARTTALYASYAD encoded by the coding sequence GTGGTTTTTCTGGACAACGCCCCGTATACGCCGCTGTTCTACATGTGCAACAACCGGCAGGGAAGCGACGAGGCTTCGCTGAAGGGCCTTCGCGAGGCCGCCGGAGCGGGAATTCCGTTCCATGTCTTCAACATGCCGCTTGCGCGGCACGGTACGGCCGAACAGGCCGCGGAAATCGTGGAGCGATACCGGCAGGCGCATCCGGAGGGATACTTCCTTATTCGCGTCGCGTTGGATCCGGACGTTTCGGGCGTGGACGAATCATGGCGCGAAACCACGTCCGGGATGTTGCGGGACAGCATCCGCCTGATGGCCGAAGGGCCGCACGGCGCACGTTTCATCGGCGTGATTATTGAATGGTCGGCATCCTCCCCGGAGGAGCCGGCCCCGGATACGGGCGGCGCCGTTTTTTCGCAGGCCGATGTGAACGCGTTCCGTTCATGGCTGCGGCACCGGTACGCGAAGGACGATGCGTTGCGCAAGGCATGGAACAACCCCGCCGCGTCGTTCGAGGATGCCGCCATTCCCACGCCGGAGGAATGCGACAAAACGGGTTGGGGGCCGTTCCGCGATCCCTTCGCGCATCGCCAAGCGAGCGACTTCGAAGCCTTTCAATGCGATCTCGCGGCGGATACGCTCGCTTATTTTGCCGGCATCGTGAAAGAAACCGGCGCGCGCCGCCTGCTCGCGGGCGCCGTATGGAACGGCAACGGCCCCGCTTCGCTGGAGCGGTTGGCCGCCTGCCAAAAGATCGACATGCTGCTGGTTTCCTATTCCGTTTTCCCGGGGGAATCCATGCGGCCTTCGCTCGATTCGCCGGCGCTGCACGGCATGCTCTGCGTCCTCGATGAACCCGGGCCGGACCTTTTCGGGATCTTCGGCCATGCCTTCTCGCATCGTTGCGGCTTTTCGTATTCCGTTGAGGGTGGGGGAGAGGCCGCTTTGCGCCCAACCATGCCTTTGCTTCGGCGCTTGCAGGCGGAACTGCGCGGCATGGCGACGTTTGAACCCCAAGTGGCGTTTCTTTTCGACGAACAAGCCCGGCATTGGGTGATTCCGGCGGCATGGCGCGAAATTCGGCAATCCCTGTCGCGGTGGCAGTCCGAACTCGACCGCATCGGCGCGCCCGTGGGCTGGTATCTGCAACGCGACCTGCCGAATTTGCCCGATTCCGTGCGCGTGATCGTTCTTGCGAACGCCTTCGCGATTGACAAGGCCGGGCGGCGCGCCATCGAAAAACGCCTCGACCGGGGCGCGACCGTGGTTTGGGCCCTTGCGCCCGATATCGTGGGTCCGGACGGTGTTGCCTGTGCGCGAATCGCTGGGATAACGGGCATGGATGTCGAGCCGAAACCAGGCACGGCCTCCGGGGCGATGACCGGAACGATTACCGGCGAGGAATTCACAATTGCCGGGTTGCATTCAATCCCGCGCTTCGTTGTCGCATCCGCGGACGTGGACATCGTCGCGCGCCACAAGGATACCGGCGAAATCGCCGCCGCGGCGCGCCCGCTGCGCAAGGGCGTGAGCGTGTACACGGCGGCGCCGTTCCTGCCCATGGGGATTATGCGTACGATCTGCGCAAGGGCCGGCGTCCATCTGTACCGCGACACGCCCGGCGCAACCGGCGTCGCAGGCCACTATCTTTTCGTGCAGGCCGAAACGGAAGGAACGCACACCTTTCAATGGCCCTACCCCTGCCGCACCGTCGAGCGAATCGTTCCCCCCGGCCGGCGGCCGATCACACCCGACGCCGACCGCCGATGGTCCGATACCCTTCCCGCGCGAACAACCGCCCTCTATGCTTCTTACGCCGACTGA